One region of candidate division WOR-3 bacterium genomic DNA includes:
- a CDS encoding sugar transferase, with translation MKRLIDVGGAGLGLLLLSPVLAGVAALVRVRLGSPLFFVQERPGLHCKPFRLVKFRTMRSGTGTDAVRLTGLGRFLRRHSIDELPELWNVLKGDMSLVGPRPLLMEYLDRYTPEQLRRHEVKPGITGWAQVNGRNEITWEQKFAFDVWYVDHQSSWLDLKILVLTPWKVLRREGITQQGHATAGEFKGGR, from the coding sequence ATGAAACGGCTGATTGACGTTGGTGGTGCCGGCCTCGGGTTGCTCCTGCTCTCGCCCGTCCTGGCGGGAGTTGCCGCGTTGGTGCGAGTCAGGTTGGGCTCTCCCTTATTCTTCGTACAGGAGAGGCCGGGACTGCACTGCAAGCCCTTCAGGCTGGTGAAGTTCCGCACGATGCGTAGCGGAACCGGAACGGACGCGGTGCGGCTCACGGGGCTGGGGCGGTTTCTGCGGCGGCATAGCATTGACGAGTTGCCCGAACTCTGGAACGTGCTGAAGGGAGACATGAGCCTTGTCGGACCGAGGCCACTGCTGATGGAGTACCTCGACCGTTACACGCCAGAGCAGTTGAGGCGGCACGAAGTGAAGCCGGGCATTACCGGATGGGCGCAGGTCAACGGCAGGAATGAAATCACCTGGGAACAGAAGTTCGCATTCGACGTCTGGTACGTAGATCACCAGTCATCTTGGCTTGACCTTAAGATACTCGTTCTTACGCCCTGGAAGGTTCTGCGGCGCGAGGGCATCACCCAGCAAGGGCATGCCACGGCGGGGGAGTTCAAAGGAGGTCGATAG
- a CDS encoding SDR family oxidoreductase: MGKIGGRKVTQPKVVVIGAAGMLGHKLFQVLREHFDGTLGTTLEDVRKPPFDKVELLQGNDIVTGLDVTDFAGLRKTLAGARPDFIVNCVGIIKQRPEATSPIPSITVNSLLPHKLATIATGWGGRVIHFSTDCVFSGRRGAYTEDDQSDADDLYGRTKYLGEVTVPNALTLRTSIIGRELVEHRSLLDWFLAQNRKSVRGYRNVIYSGVTTNEIANVVARVIREFPTLSGLYQVVSTPISKYDLLCLLRDAFGLAVDLTPDDTEVSDRSMKGDKFRIATGYLAPPWLSMVRQLAEDSTPYEEWLPALLRES; encoded by the coding sequence ATGGGCAAAATCGGAGGTCGGAAGGTGACACAACCCAAGGTCGTGGTCATTGGCGCTGCGGGCATGCTGGGGCACAAGCTGTTCCAGGTACTTCGGGAGCACTTCGATGGGACACTCGGCACGACGCTGGAGGATGTCAGAAAGCCGCCATTCGACAAGGTCGAGCTGCTCCAAGGGAACGACATTGTCACGGGTCTGGATGTTACTGACTTCGCCGGACTCCGAAAAACGCTTGCCGGCGCAAGGCCTGACTTCATCGTCAACTGCGTAGGTATCATCAAACAACGACCGGAGGCAACGTCGCCGATACCCAGCATAACCGTTAACTCGCTGCTCCCGCACAAACTCGCCACCATTGCGACAGGGTGGGGGGGCAGGGTCATTCACTTCAGCACCGACTGCGTCTTCAGTGGCAGGCGCGGAGCATACACCGAGGACGACCAATCGGACGCTGATGACCTGTATGGTAGGACCAAGTATCTAGGTGAGGTGACGGTCCCCAACGCACTCACGCTGCGGACGTCGATTATCGGCCGGGAGTTGGTCGAGCACCGGTCACTGCTGGACTGGTTTCTTGCCCAGAACCGGAAGTCGGTGCGCGGTTATCGGAATGTCATATACTCAGGCGTTACCACCAACGAGATCGCTAACGTGGTCGCACGCGTGATTCGGGAGTTCCCTACCCTATCGGGGTTGTACCAGGTAGTCTCGACGCCGATCTCGAAGTACGACCTCCTATGTCTGCTCCGCGACGCCTTCGGGTTGGCGGTCGACCTCACGCCAGACGACACTGAGGTCTCGGATCGCAGCATGAAGGGAGACAAGTTTCGTATCGCGACCGGATATCTAGCTCCACCGTGGTTGAGTATGGTCCGTCAACTCGCCGAGGACTCGACGCCGTATGAAGAGTGGTTACCTGCGCTCCTGAGGGAGTCCTGA
- a CDS encoding NAD-dependent epimerase/dehydratase family protein, giving the protein MFKDKTLLITGGTGSFGNAVLKRFLKTEVREIRVFSRDEKKQEDMRISYSNPKLKFYIGDVRAYDSVASAMFGVDYVFHAAALKQVPSCEFYPLEAIRTNALGAENVLNAAIAGQVQRVVLLSTDKAVYPISAMGISKAMMEKLMIAKTRIADPNGTVVCATRYGNVMASRGSVIPLLVDQIKQGQPLTVTDPNMTRFMMSIEDAVNLVVFAFQHGRPGDIFVQKTPATTIGGLVEAVRRIFKADNPVKVIGTRHGEKLYETLLTREEMAKSEDCGNYFRIVPDNRSLNYNLYFTEGEERLSRQEDYNSHNTRRLGIEELVGLLQGLQYTKDALADWRHRQ; this is encoded by the coding sequence ATGTTCAAAGACAAGACACTCCTGATTACCGGCGGCACCGGGTCGTTTGGTAATGCAGTTCTGAAGCGGTTTCTCAAGACCGAGGTGAGAGAGATCCGCGTGTTCAGTCGGGACGAGAAGAAGCAGGAGGACATGCGGATCAGCTACTCCAACCCCAAGCTGAAGTTCTATATTGGTGACGTCCGGGCCTATGACAGCGTCGCTTCGGCAATGTTCGGCGTTGACTACGTCTTCCACGCCGCAGCGTTGAAGCAGGTCCCATCGTGTGAGTTCTACCCGCTCGAGGCAATCAGAACCAACGCACTCGGCGCCGAGAATGTCCTCAACGCGGCGATTGCCGGGCAGGTGCAGCGAGTAGTCCTGCTCAGTACGGATAAGGCGGTCTATCCCATCAGCGCGATGGGCATCTCCAAAGCAATGATGGAGAAACTGATGATTGCCAAGACGCGCATAGCCGACCCGAACGGGACGGTCGTGTGCGCCACCCGCTACGGCAACGTCATGGCCTCGCGCGGGTCGGTCATCCCGCTCTTAGTCGACCAGATCAAGCAAGGCCAGCCGCTCACCGTGACCGACCCGAACATGACCCGGTTCATGATGTCCATTGAAGACGCAGTGAACCTTGTTGTCTTCGCCTTCCAGCACGGAAGGCCGGGCGATATCTTCGTACAGAAGACCCCGGCCACCACTATCGGTGGACTAGTAGAGGCAGTGAGGCGCATCTTCAAGGCAGACAACCCGGTGAAGGTCATCGGCACGCGTCACGGCGAGAAGCTCTACGAGACATTGCTCACGCGCGAGGAGATGGCAAAGAGCGAGGACTGCGGCAACTACTTCCGGATTGTGCCCGACAACCGCAGCTTGAACTACAACCTGTACTTCACCGAAGGCGAGGAAAGGCTCTCGCGCCAGGAAGACTACAATTCGCACAACACGCGGCGGCTCGGCATCGAGGAACTCGTTGGTCTGCTTCAGGGGCTGCAGTACACGAAGGACGCGCTTGCAGATTGGAGGCACCGACAGTGA
- a CDS encoding glycosyltransferase family 4 protein: protein MRAFVVAHTHPPEPAVFSSDVADEFVRRGHDVTVFAPFPNRPGGKIYEGYHRRWRSVTREGGCRVVRSWHTLSGRSTMLSRFAENISFGLTSTVQLIVHLLGRPRVNVAFLRTWSLFARNLNSLVLRLWGVPVVSCALDVYPESLVERGTLKPDGIVARVMLGLDRLHLRQCSAILTLTPGMAELLVATRGLQGSRVNHLPVYADAGPFAQAVSPLAFRSRHDIPVSVFLAMFVGSLTQSAGLNLYIEVADALRSEDGIVILLVGDGPSRADLERDISDRKLSNIVVVHPLKPSDVPEVQAAADVLLLSLAGRMSLSATPSKQAFYMLSGKPIVASVPAENHSATILRESQSGFVLPPGDPVAVAQVLRSVKHRPQSLRQMGENARRYALREFSRDAVIPRLVGIVGSAARI, encoded by the coding sequence ATGCGGGCGTTCGTCGTCGCTCATACCCATCCGCCCGAGCCCGCCGTGTTCTCGTCGGACGTTGCCGATGAGTTCGTACGGCGCGGGCACGACGTGACCGTCTTCGCGCCGTTTCCGAATCGGCCCGGAGGCAAGATCTACGAAGGCTACCATCGTCGTTGGCGGAGTGTCACTCGGGAAGGCGGTTGCCGCGTGGTGCGAAGCTGGCATACACTGTCCGGACGCTCCACCATGCTCTCCCGATTTGCCGAGAACATCTCCTTTGGACTCACTTCTACAGTGCAGCTCATTGTGCACCTGCTTGGTCGGCCTCGCGTGAACGTGGCCTTCCTGAGAACATGGTCACTTTTCGCGCGAAACCTCAACTCTCTCGTGCTACGACTCTGGGGAGTTCCGGTCGTGTCGTGCGCGCTTGATGTCTACCCTGAATCGCTCGTCGAGAGGGGCACGCTGAAGCCGGATGGAATCGTTGCCCGTGTCATGCTCGGACTGGACCGACTGCACCTAAGGCAATGTAGCGCCATCCTCACGCTTACCCCCGGGATGGCCGAGCTGCTCGTGGCCACGCGCGGGCTGCAAGGCAGTAGGGTGAACCATCTCCCGGTCTACGCCGACGCCGGGCCTTTTGCGCAGGCAGTGAGCCCGCTTGCCTTCCGTAGCCGGCACGACATTCCTGTCAGCGTCTTTCTGGCCATGTTCGTTGGCAGTCTGACGCAGTCGGCGGGCCTCAATCTCTACATCGAGGTAGCTGACGCCCTGCGCAGCGAGGACGGAATTGTGATTCTGCTGGTTGGTGACGGACCATCCCGTGCCGATCTGGAGCGCGACATATCCGATAGGAAACTCAGCAACATTGTGGTCGTTCATCCGCTGAAGCCATCCGACGTCCCGGAGGTCCAGGCTGCTGCGGATGTCCTGCTGCTGAGTCTTGCGGGTCGAATGTCGCTCAGTGCGACGCCGTCCAAACAAGCTTTCTACATGCTCTCCGGCAAACCGATAGTGGCGAGCGTTCCCGCGGAGAATCACTCGGCCACGATCCTGCGCGAGTCCCAGTCAGGCTTTGTTCTTCCGCCGGGAGACCCAGTCGCCGTCGCGCAAGTGCTTCGGAGCGTCAAGCACAGACCTCAATCGCTGCGGCAGATGGGGGAGAACGCCCGTCGGTACGCACTAAGAGAGTTCAGTCGCGACGCCGTGATCCCCAGACTGGTTGGCATTGTCGGGTCTGCCGCACGGATATGA
- a CDS encoding PIN domain-containing protein, translating into MTRAGTFQASQLIADRYKVVACLGVGEVTETYKVNDTGANRVVALKILRPDTPKGTELQLRAEFYNLSRFTHPGIVAAFDYVSTPQPRPYFTMEFFEGLPINAFFAEGFSPGLTAVTLQLLHALDRIHAQSLIHCDLKPQNILVAEGDGAPQAKLLDFGLAGRPSSSEAAVPRGTLGYVAPEILKGVDADARADLYSLGLVLYEVVTGQGPGKEKDLHAWMRMQYRTEFKAPREFDKGIPEEFESLIMSMLQREPERRPRSAAAVIEQLSRPGHRLDAGGEPQDYPLAAGFVGRSKELESLQEMLEGASKGGACVACVTGERGVGKSRLLSESRFAAQLEGATIVSFQPASPGSRRRSLVELTLGYLAAYSPAPSPKDDGSPAATPAEKYQLFEAAAHGLKELSSSPRVPRCLVLMVDDFELYDSTSYEFLRYLTFSLGSERLMVLVAGVNEPHFLELVGELTRSSHFRHVPLAPMERDDVEALLASLVGEMAGSIVLTEWLVRTTGGNPLFVIEAIRSLIEGGVLARRGSRWTLLEEALNEYSPPHSVTDVLYRRLEALSAEELDVLRVGATAAGPFSLALLQAVLRQEEAPLVRVVAKLRTLGLLRGIVTNGQGSFVVASKMLEAAVAERMAVPERKESHRRVALALELLHPEKEDKPLYDLAHHFTQAGVEDQAFSYSLLAGALARENRLSEQALGYYETALALSAQAKSAGERVELLERVGELREATGRYSEAVAAYTQGMSSIAADSELAGDRPLGSRFLRKLGLVHQKRGQHQDALDSFNQALLTQPERHVPSYIDTLNDMGWSHMALGVLGRAEFLLSDALRLAGGLKKLAPDSHSRLAARSFYCLSVLAWSRGDAVLAQQLVEQSLDIYGTIRDDHSASEIGQFLATLWWRRGETEKAKKQYQRYLPAQRRSGAVSFLLRSLQGLGIICMDESRWEEAHDQFTEALNLAERIGDYAAMADLNMNLGLTCDEQGEARPVVSIITEIELLGFPRLTRQDESRIQTLLSGFTVVAVDERIAGQAVVLKRRHGIKTPDAIIAATALIENACLVTHDQDLLQKVPEIRSLNPFGRSPQPAA; encoded by the coding sequence ATGACGCGGGCCGGAACATTCCAGGCATCACAGCTGATCGCTGACCGCTACAAAGTAGTTGCCTGCCTCGGGGTGGGCGAAGTCACCGAAACGTACAAGGTCAATGACACGGGCGCCAACCGCGTTGTGGCGCTCAAGATCCTGAGACCGGATACCCCGAAGGGGACAGAGCTACAGCTTCGGGCCGAGTTCTACAATCTCTCGCGCTTCACGCATCCAGGCATTGTCGCCGCTTTCGACTACGTATCGACTCCTCAGCCCAGACCGTACTTCACGATGGAGTTCTTTGAAGGCCTCCCCATCAACGCGTTCTTTGCGGAGGGCTTCTCCCCCGGGCTGACAGCTGTCACGCTCCAGTTGCTGCACGCTTTGGACCGAATTCACGCCCAAAGCCTGATCCACTGCGACCTGAAACCTCAGAACATACTCGTGGCCGAAGGGGACGGGGCGCCGCAAGCCAAGCTGCTCGATTTTGGCCTTGCGGGCCGGCCGTCGTCTTCGGAAGCAGCCGTACCGCGCGGGACTCTGGGCTATGTCGCGCCTGAGATACTCAAGGGCGTGGATGCCGACGCGCGCGCCGACCTGTACTCGCTCGGTCTCGTCCTCTACGAGGTCGTTACCGGACAGGGACCGGGCAAGGAGAAGGACCTCCACGCCTGGATGCGTATGCAGTATCGGACCGAGTTCAAAGCCCCGCGGGAGTTCGACAAAGGTATACCGGAGGAGTTCGAATCCCTGATTATGTCGATGCTCCAGCGGGAGCCGGAGCGAAGGCCGCGCTCTGCGGCAGCGGTGATCGAGCAGTTGTCCCGGCCCGGACACCGGCTGGATGCCGGCGGCGAGCCGCAGGACTACCCCCTGGCGGCGGGCTTCGTGGGCCGCAGCAAGGAACTGGAGAGCCTGCAGGAGATGCTGGAGGGCGCGAGCAAGGGTGGGGCATGCGTAGCCTGTGTGACGGGCGAGCGCGGCGTCGGTAAGAGCCGACTGCTTTCCGAGTCGAGGTTCGCGGCTCAACTCGAGGGAGCGACGATTGTCTCCTTCCAGCCTGCCTCGCCTGGTTCCCGACGCAGGTCGCTGGTGGAGCTGACCCTCGGCTACCTGGCTGCGTACTCCCCGGCCCCCTCCCCGAAGGACGACGGCAGCCCAGCCGCGACCCCCGCCGAGAAGTACCAGTTGTTTGAGGCTGCGGCGCACGGTCTTAAGGAACTGAGCTCGTCTCCTCGCGTGCCCCGCTGCCTCGTCCTGATGGTCGACGACTTCGAGCTCTACGACTCGACCAGTTACGAGTTCCTGCGCTACCTTACCTTCAGCCTTGGCAGCGAACGGCTTATGGTGCTGGTGGCCGGCGTGAACGAGCCCCACTTCCTCGAACTTGTCGGCGAGCTGACACGATCGAGCCACTTCCGTCACGTGCCGCTGGCGCCGATGGAACGGGACGACGTCGAGGCTCTGCTGGCATCGCTCGTCGGCGAGATGGCAGGCAGCATCGTACTCACCGAGTGGCTGGTGCGCACCACCGGGGGGAACCCGCTCTTCGTCATCGAGGCCATTCGTTCCTTGATTGAAGGCGGCGTGCTCGCGCGGAGAGGCAGTCGCTGGACGCTGCTGGAGGAGGCGCTGAACGAGTACAGCCCTCCGCATTCGGTTACCGACGTTCTCTACCGGAGATTGGAGGCCCTCTCCGCAGAGGAGCTGGACGTCCTGCGAGTGGGAGCGACCGCGGCCGGGCCGTTTTCGCTCGCGTTGCTGCAGGCGGTGTTGCGACAGGAAGAAGCGCCGCTGGTCCGTGTTGTCGCGAAGCTGCGGACGCTGGGCTTGCTGCGCGGCATCGTCACTAACGGCCAGGGGTCTTTCGTCGTGGCGAGCAAGATGCTGGAAGCAGCGGTGGCCGAGCGGATGGCGGTCCCGGAGCGGAAAGAGAGTCATCGTCGAGTTGCGCTGGCACTGGAACTGCTCCATCCGGAGAAAGAGGACAAGCCGCTCTACGACCTGGCGCATCACTTCACGCAGGCGGGCGTCGAAGATCAGGCCTTCAGCTATTCGTTGCTGGCCGGAGCCCTGGCCCGAGAGAACCGGCTGAGCGAACAGGCGCTGGGCTACTACGAGACCGCGCTCGCGCTTTCGGCTCAGGCGAAGTCCGCAGGGGAACGCGTGGAGCTGCTGGAGCGGGTGGGAGAACTGCGCGAGGCTACCGGGAGGTACTCCGAGGCGGTTGCCGCCTATACGCAGGGAATGTCGTCGATCGCTGCCGACTCGGAACTGGCAGGTGACCGGCCGCTCGGGTCGCGATTCCTCCGGAAGCTCGGGCTCGTGCATCAGAAGCGGGGTCAGCACCAGGATGCACTGGACAGCTTCAATCAGGCGCTCCTCACACAGCCGGAGCGGCACGTACCTTCCTACATCGATACTCTCAACGACATGGGCTGGTCACACATGGCACTCGGCGTCCTCGGCCGGGCCGAGTTCCTGCTCTCCGACGCTCTGCGACTAGCCGGCGGCCTGAAGAAGCTGGCACCGGACAGTCACTCCCGACTTGCGGCCCGCTCCTTCTACTGCCTGAGTGTACTGGCCTGGTCGCGGGGCGACGCCGTGCTCGCGCAGCAGCTGGTCGAACAGAGCCTCGACATCTACGGGACGATCCGGGACGACCATAGCGCCAGCGAGATAGGCCAGTTTCTGGCGACCCTCTGGTGGCGTCGTGGTGAGACGGAGAAGGCGAAGAAGCAATACCAGCGGTATCTCCCGGCGCAACGACGCTCGGGCGCGGTCAGTTTCCTGTTGCGGTCACTTCAGGGTCTGGGAATAATCTGCATGGACGAGAGCCGTTGGGAAGAGGCGCACGATCAGTTCACCGAAGCCCTCAACCTCGCCGAGCGGATCGGTGACTACGCGGCGATGGCCGATCTCAACATGAACCTCGGGCTGACGTGTGATGAGCAAGGCGAAGCGCGGCCGGTCGTCTCAATCATCACCGAGATTGAACTGCTCGGTTTCCCCCGGCTGACCCGTCAAGACGAATCCCGCATACAAACGCTGCTGTCCGGATTCACGGTCGTTGCGGTAGACGAGCGGATAGCGGGTCAGGCCGTTGTCCTCAAACGCCGGCACGGCATCAAGACCCCGGACGCCATCATCGCGGCCACCGCCCTGATCGAAAACGCTTGCCTGGTCACGCACGACCAAGACCTGCTGCAAAAGGTGCCCGAGATTCGGTCACTCAACCCGTTCGGGCGCAGCCCGCAGCCGGCAGCGTAG
- a CDS encoding UDP-N-acetylglucosamine 2-epimerase (non-hydrolyzing), translated as MTRPGVLTVIGTRPELVKLSRVIARLDEVTDHTLVHTGQNYDYELNQVFFEELEIRKPDYFLKAAGKTPCETVGNVVVRTDAVLAKVRPDALLVLGDTNSCLAAYSAKRRKIPVFHMEAGNRCFDERVPEEMNRRILDHISDINMPYSRIAREYLLREGIPPDRVIKTGSPMFEVLHHYMEKIDASDVLQRLRLKEQDYFVVSSHREENIDDDRQFDGLLGILKGLAGSEGKRVIVSTHPRTRQKLASRGVKLPAKVELLRPLGFLDYVKLQKHALAVLSDSGTITEESSILNFPALNLREAHERPEGMEEGAVMMVGMNWTRVQQGLEVLASQNRGTSPTLRLVSDYDVPNVSDKVLRILLSYTDYVNRGTWHLE; from the coding sequence ATGACTAGGCCAGGAGTGCTGACCGTCATCGGCACACGACCAGAGCTGGTTAAGCTCTCCCGCGTCATCGCGCGGCTGGACGAGGTAACAGACCACACTCTGGTCCACACCGGGCAGAACTATGACTACGAATTGAACCAAGTCTTCTTCGAGGAGCTGGAAATCAGGAAGCCTGACTACTTCCTGAAAGCCGCGGGGAAAACGCCGTGTGAGACTGTCGGGAACGTAGTTGTCCGAACCGACGCCGTGCTCGCCAAAGTCCGCCCCGACGCCTTGTTGGTGCTGGGCGACACGAACAGCTGCCTCGCTGCCTATTCGGCGAAGCGGCGCAAGATACCGGTCTTCCACATGGAAGCAGGGAATCGCTGTTTCGACGAGCGAGTCCCCGAGGAGATGAATCGCCGTATCTTGGATCACATCTCCGACATCAACATGCCGTACAGCCGCATTGCTCGGGAGTACCTGTTGCGTGAGGGCATTCCGCCAGACCGGGTGATCAAGACCGGTAGTCCAATGTTCGAGGTGCTGCACCACTACATGGAGAAGATTGACGCGTCAGACGTGCTCCAGCGACTGAGGCTCAAGGAGCAGGACTACTTCGTAGTGAGCTCGCACCGGGAAGAGAACATAGATGACGACCGTCAGTTCGACGGACTTCTGGGCATACTAAAAGGTCTGGCCGGGAGTGAAGGCAAGCGGGTGATTGTCTCCACCCACCCGCGAACCCGACAGAAGCTGGCATCTAGGGGCGTGAAGCTTCCTGCCAAGGTCGAGCTTCTGAGACCGCTGGGTTTCCTTGACTACGTGAAGCTGCAGAAGCACGCGCTGGCCGTTCTATCGGACAGTGGGACCATCACCGAGGAGTCTTCCATCCTGAACTTCCCTGCGCTCAACCTTCGGGAGGCGCACGAACGCCCCGAGGGCATGGAAGAGGGCGCGGTGATGATGGTGGGAATGAACTGGACGCGGGTCCAGCAGGGCCTCGAGGTGCTCGCATCCCAGAATCGTGGAACGAGCCCCACTCTCCGCCTTGTGTCCGACTACGATGTGCCGAACGTGTCGGACAAGGTGCTACGAATCCTACTGAGCTACACCGATTACGTTAACCGAGGCACCTGGCATCTGGAGTAG
- a CDS encoding acetyltransferase, with the protein MRVLIIGAGGHGQVVADILLRMSERTVAVEPIGFLDDNPALSGRQVLGLPVLGTTAAFASVAHDAFIVAIGDNATRRRITEPLLRSGERLATAQHPDAVIARDVSIGPGTTVCAGAVVNPGSVVGSCVLLNTGCSIDHHNLIGDYAHVAPGVRLGGQVVVGEGALVGIGAMVTPRLCIGAWCVVGAGSLVHHDVPSGVMVVGNPARVLDGPAEKDEM; encoded by the coding sequence ATGCGAGTGTTGATCATCGGTGCAGGTGGACATGGCCAGGTGGTCGCGGACATCCTGCTGCGGATGAGTGAGCGTACGGTTGCCGTCGAGCCGATTGGCTTTCTCGATGACAATCCCGCACTATCCGGGCGACAAGTCCTGGGGCTTCCCGTCCTCGGGACTACGGCTGCCTTCGCCAGCGTCGCCCATGACGCATTCATCGTTGCGATTGGGGATAATGCTACAAGACGACGGATCACCGAGCCCTTACTCAGAAGCGGGGAGAGGCTCGCCACAGCGCAGCACCCTGATGCCGTGATTGCTCGGGATGTGAGTATCGGTCCTGGGACAACGGTCTGCGCTGGTGCGGTCGTGAATCCGGGCTCAGTAGTCGGTTCGTGTGTCCTTCTCAATACGGGTTGCAGTATCGACCACCACAACCTGATAGGCGACTACGCGCACGTCGCCCCCGGTGTCCGGCTTGGCGGACAGGTAGTCGTAGGTGAGGGGGCGCTGGTTGGTATCGGCGCCATGGTTACTCCGCGGCTGTGCATCGGAGCTTGGTGCGTTGTGGGAGCGGGCTCTCTCGTCCACCACGACGTGCCCTCCGGCGTCATGGTTGTGGGCAACCCGGCTCGGGTTCTTGATGGCCCCGCGGAAAAGGACGAGATGTGA
- a CDS encoding NAD-dependent epimerase/dehydratase family protein, with protein sequence MRALVSGGAGFIGSNVVAALVGEGHAVTVLDDLSSGDRRNLDSFPQVRVIEGDVRNERDVAEAIKGSDVVFHLAASVGNKRSIDSPITDAEVNVLGSLRIMEAARGGKVRKVVVSSSAGIFGELKALPISENHPTEPDSPYGCTKLCEEKECLVYAKLYGIEVVCLRYFNVYGPNQRYDAYGNVIPIFVFQMLRGKPLTVFGDGEQTRDFVNVNDVVQANIKAAVKPGLTGAFNVASGTHITINRLVGLLCEVSGMHPEVRYGPSRPGDVLHSLADISAARAAFGYSPNVDMPAGLSEYVQWAKSEVGR encoded by the coding sequence ATGAGGGCGCTCGTTTCCGGCGGTGCGGGTTTCATCGGCTCCAATGTCGTAGCGGCGCTGGTAGGTGAGGGTCACGCGGTCACCGTCCTTGACGATTTGTCTTCTGGCGACCGCCGCAATCTGGACTCCTTCCCGCAGGTGCGCGTCATCGAAGGAGACGTGCGCAATGAAAGGGATGTCGCAGAGGCGATCAAGGGTTCTGACGTAGTATTCCACCTGGCCGCATCAGTCGGCAACAAGCGCTCGATTGACAGCCCGATTACCGACGCCGAAGTCAATGTTCTGGGCAGCCTGCGAATCATGGAGGCGGCACGAGGGGGAAAAGTTCGGAAGGTTGTTGTCTCGTCCTCTGCCGGCATATTTGGTGAGCTGAAGGCACTGCCGATTAGCGAGAACCACCCGACCGAACCCGACTCTCCTTATGGCTGTACGAAGCTTTGCGAGGAGAAGGAATGCTTGGTCTACGCCAAGCTGTACGGCATCGAGGTCGTCTGCCTGCGCTACTTCAACGTGTACGGTCCCAACCAACGCTACGATGCCTACGGCAATGTTATCCCCATCTTCGTGTTCCAGATGCTGCGCGGAAAGCCGCTGACGGTATTCGGAGATGGCGAACAGACGCGCGACTTTGTCAACGTGAACGATGTTGTGCAGGCAAACATCAAAGCTGCAGTGAAGCCTGGCCTGACCGGTGCGTTCAATGTTGCCAGTGGCACGCACATCACCATCAACCGGCTCGTCGGACTGCTCTGTGAGGTCAGCGGCATGCACCCTGAGGTGAGATACGGACCATCCAGACCCGGTGACGTGCTTCATAGCCTCGCCGACATCTCAGCCGCACGCGCCGCATTTGGCTACAGCCCGAATGTAGACATGCCTGCGGGCCTGTCGGAATACGTGCAATGGGCAAAATCGGAGGTCGGAAGGTGA